In Ferrimicrobium sp., the genomic stretch ATACGGGCAAGGTTGCCCGAGTCACAATGTCGTCGATGACTCCTGAGGGCGTCCTATCGACGTCGGTATCGTCATCGATGGAGCGCTATGACCGTGCCGATCATCACTGGTGAAAGTTTTTGCTCCAGGGTTCGCTTGTGATGGGTGCTCCCAACCTCTGTCATGAGGCCAGCTCAGGTGGTGTGGTGTAGGTACGGTTCTGTCTTGCGATACCCGTCTTGGGTGATAGCGAACTTGGCGAGGAGCCGGGTGAGTTTGGTGGTCTCTTGCGGTAGCTCTTCTGGGTCAATGAGAAGGATCGTCCTCGTCCCGTAGGTTTGGAGCTCGGGGGTATCGGTACCAAAAGTCACTGATACTTCCGTGACGCCGACGGTCTGGGTGCCAAGTTCACCCTCCAAGAAGTTGAGAAGTCGTGTGAACGAGGTGATCTCGTCGCGGGGGGTCACAAGGATCCTGTCGATGGTCCTAATCCCGCGCTGACGAGCCAATGTATAGGCATCATAGCCGAGATGATTTTCGTCGCACGCCGGGGTCAGGCGGAGGGGAATGCAGAACTCTTCGGCCAGACCGAAGAGGACATCAGCAAGATCGGCTCTGGGCCAGATGGAGTCCTGAAGGACCGCCAGGTGCGAGACGCTGATGCCCCAGAGGATGGCGCGCTCAAGTTGGGCGCGCAACTCATGGTAAACCTCTACTGCGTCGGCATGTTCAAGCAGGTCTTCGACGGTCGTAGGGAACGTTCCATCGCCTCCCATGAGTGTCGGTGCATAGGTGAGCGGACGATAGCCAAGGATCGGGTGAGGCGATGTCAGCACGAGCTCTACGCCAAGATCCTCACCCCGGTAACGCTTGACCACTTCGCGAGCCCAGGCGCCGACGACGTTGAGCCGTCCGCTGGTGGCAAAACCACTCTTCATTGCGAGGAACCCGGCTGAGGTCGTCGCCTCAGTCACGCCGAGACTATCGGCAACCAGAATGAGTCGTTTGGCCACCGAAGGGCTCTCCTTTAGTCGTTGGGAGTGACGGTGGAGTGGTTGGCGTTTTCAGCGATTGCAAGTCCAGCCGTTGGGCGAAAGTCCTCAAGTTTGGCGATTGAGGCGTTCTTTTTGCCCTCAGGGTGCACAGGCTTGCCAAAGGCCTTGTCAACCAATTCAGCGACGTCGGCACCGGAGATCGTTTCGCGTTCGAGGAGTGCATTTGCGACGTTGACGAGGCCCGGGAGATGGGTCTTGAGTATCTTCGAAGCTCGCTCCTCTTGCTCACGGAGGATGCGCTCCACCTCCTCATCCACCAGCCTGGCGGTTCGATCGGAGTAGTCCGATGAGTGCAGCAGGTCTTCACCTAGGAAGACGACGTTTTGCGAGCCCCAAGCCATCGGGCCGATCCGTTCGCTCATGCCCCATTCGCGCACCATCCTTCGCGCGAGTTCGGTATTTCCTTGAAGATCATTGCTCGCACCCGTGGAGAGGTCCCCGTACACCAGGAGTTCTGCAACACGTCCACCCATACGAACAACCAGCGAGTCCTCAATGTACTCTTTCGGGTACAGATGGCGCTCCTCAAGCGGTAGCTGTTGAGTTACACCCAGTGCCATGCCGGTTGGGAGGATCGTCACCTTGTGTACAGGATCCGAGTACTGGAGTACGTAGGCGAGCACTGCATGCCCACCTTCGTGAAAGGCGACACGTTCTTTCTCTTCGTCTGAGAGGATGGTCGACTCTCGCCGCTGTCCCATGAGGACGCGATCACGCGAATACTCGAAGTCTTCCATGTCGATCTCGGAAGAGCTGCGGCGGACCGCACTCAAAGCCGCCTCATTGACGAGATTGGCAAGATCAGCACCGCTCATACCTGGGGTGCCGCGCGCGACGACGGTCAGGTCGACATCGTCGGCGAGCTTCTTGGATCGGGTATGTACCTCAAGAATTGCTGTCCGCTCGTCGAGGTCGGGGAGTGGCACCACCACCTGCCGGTCGAAGCGACCAGGGCGTAACAGTGCGGGATCGAGAATATCAGGACGGTTGGTTGCCGCCATCACGACGATCCCCTCCGCTGGGTCGAAGCCGTCCATCTCGGAGAGCATCTGATTCAAGGTCTGTTCACGCTCGTCGTGCCCTCCCCCGAGGCCGGTGCCGCGCTTACGACCGATGGAGTCAATCTCATCGATGAAGATAATAGAGGGCGCTTGCTTGCGGGCGGTTTGGAAGAGGTCGCGAACGCGGCTAGCCCCGACACCTACGAACATCTCCATAAAATCTGAGCCACTGACGGACATAAACGGCACACCAGCCTCACCGGCCACGGCCCTTGCGAGCAGTGTCTTGCCAGTGCCAGGAGGTCCAACAAGCAGGATGCCCTTGGGGATACGTGCGCCGAGGTTGGTGAAACGAGTGGGGTCGCTGAGAAACTCGACGATCTCCTTCACCTCTCCCTTCACTCCTTGATAGCCAGCGATGTCATCAAAGGTCGTGCGCGGGCGTTCAGGAGAGTAGACGCGCGCCTTTGACCGTCCGATCGACATAATCCCCGACATCGAACCCTGGGTCCGGCGGCTGATGAATATCCACACGAGGGCGAAGCCGCCGATCAGGATCGCATACTCAATGATGGTGCCAAGAATGCTGGGAGTTGTTGTCTGGAAGTTGTAGCTGACACCAGCCTTCTTCAGCGCAGTGATCTCGCTCTGAAAGGCGGGGAGTGGCCCATAGAGGCTGTAACTCTTGCCGTTTGTCAAGGTACCCGTAATCTGCCCAGACGAGTTGTCAATCAGGGCAGTTTTGATGTGATGGGAACTCACATTCGAGAGAAACTGACTGTAGGTCAGTGTCTTGGCGGTCGGTCCATGATTGAAAAGAGACACGAGAAGAACGACGACCACGAGCCCGATCAGGAGCCCAAAGGTTATTCGCGCACGGCGATCGTTGCCTTGTTGTTGACCGCTGTTACCGGGTCGCATATTTTGAGGAGTGCGGCTCATTGCTACTATGCTAGGCGGTTTGGCGCCAATTGAGAAACCTAGTGCGCCAAGTCTCGTAGTGCATGTCGGTGGCTATTCCTCAGGTTGAGACACCCGAGAGTCTTTGGCGTGGCAGCTTCGGTGGAATGCGTGAGGAAGGAGCGATGCGTGGAGGTGACAAAGGGTCGACCAGCTCCACTCTGGTTTCCTCCGGTCGTCCTCGGCTTGGCGTTGGTGTCGAGCACGATTTTTCTCTCAATTGGAATCTCGGTCTCCCACTTCTCAGGACCGGCTACTCTCTCTCGCCTGACCCCATTCTTGTTGCTCATGGACGAAGTTGGGCTGTGGGTCTTCTTTGTGGGTGGCGCGGCTTTCGCCGCGCATACCTACTGGCGTGAGCCCTTTTTGGCGTTGATTGGATGGCATTTTCGACCACTCATTGACCTGCCGGTTGGGGTGGTTGCTGGTGTCGTCTCCCAGTTGGTGATCGTCCCCCTGCTCTACTTGCCCTTTGAGGCGATCAATCCCTCACTCTCACGGTCCCTATCGAAGCCTGCACAGTCCATCGTTGGCATTGGTCATGGCGATGGGCTCATCGTGATCGCCTTTGTGCTGGTGATTGGGGCACCCGTGTGTGAGGAGATTTTTTTTCGTGGACTCACCTTGGCGGTACTCCGTGACCGGTTGGGGCGATTTGGACCAGTGCTTCGGGCAACGCTGGCCATCCTG encodes the following:
- a CDS encoding CPBP family intramembrane glutamic endopeptidase — translated: MEVTKGRPAPLWFPPVVLGLALVSSTIFLSIGISVSHFSGPATLSRLTPFLLLMDEVGLWVFFVGGAAFAAHTYWREPFLALIGWHFRPLIDLPVGVVAGVVSQLVIVPLLYLPFEAINPSLSRSLSKPAQSIVGIGHGDGLIVIAFVLVIGAPVCEEIFFRGLTLAVLRDRLGRFGPVLRATLAILGSALLFALAHFEPLQFAGLFAVGCVFGGLMWRTKRLGTSIIAHATFNLVALLALVHVH
- the ftsH gene encoding ATP-dependent zinc metalloprotease FtsH, with the protein product MSRTPQNMRPGNSGQQQGNDRRARITFGLLIGLVVVVLLVSLFNHGPTAKTLTYSQFLSNVSSHHIKTALIDNSSGQITGTLTNGKSYSLYGPLPAFQSEITALKKAGVSYNFQTTTPSILGTIIEYAILIGGFALVWIFISRRTQGSMSGIMSIGRSKARVYSPERPRTTFDDIAGYQGVKGEVKEIVEFLSDPTRFTNLGARIPKGILLVGPPGTGKTLLARAVAGEAGVPFMSVSGSDFMEMFVGVGASRVRDLFQTARKQAPSIIFIDEIDSIGRKRGTGLGGGHDEREQTLNQMLSEMDGFDPAEGIVVMAATNRPDILDPALLRPGRFDRQVVVPLPDLDERTAILEVHTRSKKLADDVDLTVVARGTPGMSGADLANLVNEAALSAVRRSSSEIDMEDFEYSRDRVLMGQRRESTILSDEEKERVAFHEGGHAVLAYVLQYSDPVHKVTILPTGMALGVTQQLPLEERHLYPKEYIEDSLVVRMGGRVAELLVYGDLSTGASNDLQGNTELARRMVREWGMSERIGPMAWGSQNVVFLGEDLLHSSDYSDRTARLVDEEVERILREQEERASKILKTHLPGLVNVANALLERETISGADVAELVDKAFGKPVHPEGKKNASIAKLEDFRPTAGLAIAENANHSTVTPND
- a CDS encoding ChbG/HpnK family deacetylase → MAKRLILVADSLGVTEATTSAGFLAMKSGFATSGRLNVVGAWAREVVKRYRGEDLGVELVLTSPHPILGYRPLTYAPTLMGGDGTFPTTVEDLLEHADAVEVYHELRAQLERAILWGISVSHLAVLQDSIWPRADLADVLFGLAEEFCIPLRLTPACDENHLGYDAYTLARQRGIRTIDRILVTPRDEITSFTRLLNFLEGELGTQTVGVTEVSVTFGTDTPELQTYGTRTILLIDPEELPQETTKLTRLLAKFAITQDGYRKTEPYLHHTT